Proteins from a single region of Desulfovibrio inopinatus DSM 10711:
- a CDS encoding carboxymuconolactone decarboxylase family protein: MRFLAQLFPEFTGLLDDMDALYQEKRSIDEKTYQFICFALSIKARSKPCVLKHFKGALDAGASLKELAYILALVMREAAGADDCWTHDVLGDIKEIMAGNISCDCQK, encoded by the coding sequence ATGCGGTTTTTAGCTCAACTTTTTCCTGAATTTACCGGTTTGCTTGATGACATGGACGCGTTGTACCAAGAAAAGCGGAGTATTGACGAAAAGACATATCAGTTCATTTGTTTTGCGTTGTCCATCAAGGCGCGATCGAAACCTTGTGTATTGAAACATTTCAAAGGCGCGCTTGATGCCGGGGCAAGTCTCAAAGAACTTGCCTATATCTTAGCCCTCGTTATGCGTGAAGCGGCTGGAGCCGATGATTGCTGGACGCATGATGTTCTTGGCGACATCAAAGAGATTATGGCTGGCAATATTTCGTGTGATTGTCAGAAATAA
- a CDS encoding class I SAM-dependent methyltransferase yields the protein MGFQLTEIVPWGRSFSEYRSMFALGQSELSRSILGCGDGPASFNADFSAQGGRIVSADPLYAFSAEAIAERIDAVFQTVMKQIRANRTDYIWTHIRSEDELGEIRMQAMRRFLEDYPAGIHEGRYVNAALPNLPFENGTFDLALVSHLLFLYSKHMDFDFHLAALIELCRVAREVRIFPLVELDGTPSRHLENIIGALTHNGMTSRKVRTDYEFQRGGHDMLVITNTETAS from the coding sequence ATGGGGTTTCAACTCACAGAAATCGTCCCTTGGGGGCGATCATTCTCCGAATATCGTTCAATGTTTGCATTAGGGCAGTCCGAACTATCCCGATCCATTCTCGGCTGCGGAGACGGGCCGGCATCGTTCAATGCCGATTTCAGCGCCCAGGGTGGTCGTATTGTGTCTGCCGATCCCCTTTATGCCTTCAGCGCCGAGGCCATTGCCGAGCGTATTGATGCGGTCTTCCAAACAGTGATGAAACAAATCCGAGCGAACCGTACAGATTATATATGGACGCACATCCGTTCGGAAGATGAACTCGGTGAGATACGCATGCAAGCCATGCGTCGATTTCTTGAGGACTATCCGGCAGGAATACACGAAGGGCGGTATGTGAATGCGGCGTTACCGAACCTGCCGTTTGAAAATGGGACTTTTGATTTGGCGTTGGTTTCCCATCTTCTCTTTCTCTACAGTAAACATATGGATTTCGACTTTCATCTTGCTGCACTCATCGAACTCTGCCGAGTCGCCCGGGAAGTGCGTATTTTTCCTCTCGTGGAACTCGACGGCACTCCTTCTCGACACCTGGAAAACATCATTGGCGCACTAACCCATAATGGAATGACGAGCCGCAAAGTTCGGACCGACTACGAATTTCAAAGAGGAGGTCACGATATGCTTGTTATAACCAACACAGAGACAGCGTCCTGA
- a CDS encoding DUF2087 domain-containing protein: MSRTQMPLSVGDITSFARSLKHQLSALDRTPGHVEMLNMLSRASGFRNFQHFRAQCDAREQLDRNVPEPESVDYVKVKRLLRFFDAQGRLIRWPKKYNQRILCLWVIWSHIPARQDFFELKLNERLNALHVFGDHALLRRELVDQGFMVRTPDGRSYRRLERRPPADALELMKRCCQ; encoded by the coding sequence ATGTCTCGAACGCAAATGCCTTTATCTGTGGGCGATATTACCTCTTTTGCCCGCTCTCTGAAACACCAACTCTCTGCTCTGGACCGGACTCCTGGACATGTTGAAATGCTCAACATGCTGTCACGTGCTTCGGGATTTCGTAACTTTCAGCATTTTCGGGCACAATGCGACGCCCGTGAACAACTGGATAGAAATGTACCCGAGCCCGAGTCTGTCGATTATGTCAAGGTAAAACGACTTCTCCGGTTTTTCGACGCACAAGGCCGATTGATACGTTGGCCGAAAAAATACAATCAACGCATATTGTGTCTCTGGGTGATTTGGTCCCACATTCCGGCACGACAGGATTTCTTTGAGCTCAAACTCAATGAACGGCTCAATGCTTTGCATGTATTCGGTGATCATGCCCTCCTGCGTCGAGAACTCGTGGATCAGGGATTCATGGTGAGGACACCGGATGGCCGGTCGTATCGTCGGCTTGAGCGACGTCCACCTGCCGATGCTTTGGAATTGATGAAACGGTGTTGCCAATAA
- a CDS encoding peptidylprolyl isomerase encodes METSLGDITIALWPDKAPKTVENFLRYVDEEFYEGTVFHRVINGFMIQGGGMTAGMKEKPTHEPVENEASTEVKNTRGTIAMARTQDPHSATSQFFINVADNEFLNHTAPTVQGFGYCAFGEVIDGMDVVDKIKKVKTRSMGYFDDVPVDPIGILSIVRVDD; translated from the coding sequence ATGGAAACCTCCCTCGGGGACATCACCATTGCTCTGTGGCCGGATAAAGCGCCAAAGACCGTCGAAAATTTCCTGCGTTACGTTGACGAGGAATTTTATGAAGGCACAGTCTTTCATCGTGTCATCAATGGATTTATGATCCAGGGCGGTGGCATGACTGCCGGTATGAAAGAAAAACCGACGCACGAACCGGTTGAAAATGAAGCTTCGACGGAAGTGAAAAATACGCGTGGCACCATCGCCATGGCCCGAACGCAGGATCCGCATAGCGCCACGTCGCAGTTTTTCATCAATGTTGCCGACAATGAATTCCTCAACCACACGGCGCCGACCGTTCAGGGCTTCGGTTATTGTGCCTTTGGTGAAGTTATTGATGGCATGGATGTGGTGGATAAAATCAAGAAGGTCAAAACTCGCTCCATGGGCTATTTTGATGATGTGCCTGTCGATCCCATCGGCATTTTGAGTATTGTTCGCGTGGACGACTAA
- a CDS encoding DUF1566 domain-containing protein translates to MMHPVAFVFALVLALTIWYGPVGATMATDSGQYRCYNTKEAIDCPPPGNAFYGQDGNVSHVPAPYEAHGDIVRDPVTGLSWQRSPDLARRSFDDARSYCSGLTLEGENGWRVPSLHELFTLIDYGRKKPSLDPIFFTTENPVWSADTFPGNDALGYIVSFEDGGVFQTRTHFFMNVRCVRGAVLPYGPYTDRGRFVLDESTGLSWLQADEAPATWKDALRFCQVLEDGGNNDWRLPNARELSSLLDPSRTPIAANTRFSAHPEAYWTSTTDIQTPTNAWVMQYDTATSHTVVKTEARRFRCVRTDQAIAVPHDLLLMF, encoded by the coding sequence ATGATGCATCCCGTAGCGTTTGTTTTCGCGTTGGTTCTTGCTCTGACGATATGGTATGGTCCGGTTGGGGCCACCATGGCAACGGATTCCGGGCAGTATCGTTGCTATAATACGAAGGAGGCCATTGATTGTCCGCCTCCTGGTAATGCCTTTTATGGACAAGATGGCAACGTGAGCCATGTCCCTGCCCCCTATGAAGCGCACGGAGATATCGTCCGTGACCCTGTGACCGGATTATCCTGGCAACGCAGCCCTGATCTTGCTCGGCGGTCTTTTGATGATGCGCGGAGCTATTGCAGTGGGCTTACTTTGGAGGGAGAAAACGGTTGGCGTGTCCCCAGTCTGCATGAACTGTTTACGCTGATTGATTATGGACGAAAAAAACCGAGTTTGGACCCGATTTTTTTTACGACGGAGAATCCGGTTTGGTCGGCGGATACGTTTCCGGGAAACGACGCTTTGGGCTATATCGTATCTTTTGAGGATGGTGGGGTATTCCAGACGAGGACACACTTTTTCATGAACGTACGATGCGTGAGAGGTGCTGTTCTTCCGTATGGACCATATACAGATCGTGGGCGCTTCGTATTGGATGAATCAACGGGGCTTTCCTGGCTGCAGGCGGATGAGGCGCCAGCAACGTGGAAGGACGCTCTGAGATTTTGCCAGGTGCTTGAAGACGGTGGGAACAATGATTGGCGACTACCCAATGCCCGTGAATTGAGTAGTCTGCTTGATCCGTCACGAACTCCAATTGCGGCGAACACGCGGTTTTCCGCTCATCCTGAAGCGTACTGGACGAGTACGACCGATATACAGACACCGACAAACGCTTGGGTTATGCAATATGATACAGCGACAAGTCATACTGTAGTCAAAACCGAGGCGCGGCGCTTTCGGTGTGTCCGTACAGATCAGGCGATTGCGGTGCCTCATGATCTTCTGTTGATGTTCTAA
- a CDS encoding chemotaxis protein CheW — MSEEKKSEVEKFLTLTLGDEFFALDIYSVREILDMTDITRIPQAPPFMRGVVNVRGAAVPVMDLKMKFGMPPIVPTLNTRIIILEINKGETTSAIGAMADSVKEVLELDASSIDPAPTMGASVKTDFIRGIGKQAGRFIIILDVDKVFSTDEIQSIQAMKSEFDDAEAMA; from the coding sequence ATGAGCGAAGAAAAAAAGAGTGAAGTGGAAAAATTTTTAACGCTCACGTTGGGTGACGAATTTTTCGCGCTTGATATTTATTCCGTTCGCGAAATTCTCGATATGACCGACATTACGCGTATTCCCCAAGCCCCTCCCTTTATGCGCGGTGTTGTCAATGTTCGGGGAGCGGCCGTGCCGGTCATGGATTTGAAAATGAAATTCGGCATGCCGCCCATTGTTCCCACCCTCAATACACGCATTATTATTTTGGAAATCAATAAAGGTGAGACTACGTCAGCCATTGGTGCAATGGCCGATTCGGTCAAGGAAGTCCTTGAATTGGATGCCTCCTCAATTGATCCGGCTCCCACAATGGGGGCAAGTGTTAAAACCGACTTTATCCGTGGTATTGGGAAACAAGCCGGTCGTTTCATTATTATTCTCGACGTAGATAAAGTATTTTCCACGGATGAAATTCAGTCTATTCAGGCGATGAAGTCCGAGTTCGATGACGCCGAAGCAATGGCATAA
- a CDS encoding Nif11-like leader peptide family natural product precursor: protein MTIANVKGLYRRLFEDKELRQKLNAAENHEARMAVLAEEHLDFTDGEFEDAYGNMLVEVQTAEQHEMLNQFRNWWVMLRSM from the coding sequence ATGACGATTGCCAACGTAAAAGGCCTGTACCGGCGCCTTTTCGAAGATAAGGAATTGCGGCAGAAGCTGAATGCTGCGGAGAACCACGAGGCCCGAATGGCCGTCTTGGCAGAAGAGCATCTCGATTTCACCGATGGAGAATTCGAAGACGCCTACGGTAATATGCTGGTGGAGGTCCAAACAGCAGAGCAACACGAGATGCTGAACCAGTTTCGTAATTGGTGGGTGATGTTGCGTTCAATGTAA
- a CDS encoding ABC transporter substrate-binding protein, translating into MKEATLIPQWEPQAQFAGYYVAQAKGFYVRHGVDMTILRGGPSNPPSKLLTSGKAQFGTMFLATAILERSKGLKLMNIAQFMRGSTVLLVVQKESGITRPEDFDGKKVSLWDKEFSLQPEEFFKKYNVEVTLLPQGFTPDLFLRGGVDAMSAMYYNEYHTLLNTGLDPEDLTVFAMADYGLNFAEDGLYCLESTYRDDPELCHAVAEASIEGWVYAHEHPEETLDIVMERVNAAMLPTNRAHQKWMLERMFENIFPDDNQVPPGPLQSVEFDTVVQSLNRAGMLPRPVSFEEFHVPNR; encoded by the coding sequence ATGAAGGAAGCCACCCTCATTCCGCAGTGGGAACCCCAGGCCCAGTTTGCCGGGTATTATGTTGCCCAAGCCAAGGGTTTCTATGTTCGGCATGGTGTGGACATGACGATTTTGCGCGGTGGTCCCTCCAACCCTCCTTCGAAATTGTTGACCTCGGGAAAAGCACAGTTTGGCACTATGTTTTTAGCGACGGCCATTTTGGAGCGATCCAAGGGCCTCAAGCTCATGAATATTGCCCAATTTATGCGTGGCTCCACGGTGCTGCTCGTTGTGCAGAAAGAGAGTGGAATCACTCGGCCCGAAGACTTTGACGGAAAAAAAGTCAGTTTGTGGGACAAAGAATTTAGCCTCCAACCGGAAGAATTTTTCAAAAAATATAATGTGGAAGTGACGTTGCTTCCTCAGGGGTTTACCCCAGACTTGTTTTTGCGTGGTGGTGTCGATGCCATGTCGGCAATGTATTACAATGAGTACCACACTCTTCTGAATACCGGCCTTGATCCGGAGGATTTGACCGTTTTCGCTATGGCCGATTATGGTCTCAATTTTGCCGAAGATGGACTGTATTGTCTTGAATCAACCTATCGTGACGATCCTGAATTGTGCCATGCCGTTGCGGAGGCGAGTATCGAAGGATGGGTGTATGCTCATGAACATCCTGAAGAAACACTTGATATCGTGATGGAACGTGTAAATGCAGCGATGTTGCCTACCAATCGGGCGCATCAAAAATGGATGCTTGAACGTATGTTCGAGAATATTTTTCCCGATGATAATCAGGTTCCGCCCGGTCCGCTTCAATCCGTCGAATTTGATACTGTCGTCCAGTCTTTGAACAGGGCCGGCATGTTGCCTCGGCCCGTATCCTTCGAGGAATTTCATGTCCCAAACCGGTAG
- a CDS encoding SpoIIE family protein phosphatase has protein sequence MSQTGSLPQGKGLAFKLSLLILSCTSAIFLASFLYYHTSSKTTLMQEARADAANLTLASIRKIEGTLASVEAIPGLLAFSYGKNKPTASAISTDLLGFILFNSAVYGSCVAYEPYAFDRDVEFFAPYAYMPGGRPMFTYLSADYNYPQADWFLIPKEIRRPIWSEPYFDEGGGNVVMSTYSIPFFREEDGRKRFLGVVTADISLEWLRTFIKSISIYQSGYAFLLSRNGVFLSHPNDQFIMRESIFSLAETHSSKVLRDIGKKMVQGETGFVRLPEFVMGEPAWLSYAPVSNSDWSMGLVIPEAEMFQGLEGLSREVAVIGFIGFVLLLIVVIVVSTSITKPLKTLAERTAEIAKGNLDIPVPKASTGDEVGQLARSFEGMRLALREYIANLTETTKAKERMESELKIARSIQMSFLPKRFPPFPDIEQFELFATLEPALEVGGDLFDFFLLDDGRLLFLVGDVSGKGVPAALFMAVTKTLIKGIAELENSPAEILARVNRELLVDNEALLFVTMFLGILDYKTGELAYSNAGHNPPVLLRSGHNAEWLTVPKALFLGVMEESVYKNASIKLEKDDKLIVYTDGVNEAENQSGAFYSNPRLLDTATNLSSEGAKGICTHLVATVHEFAGGAPQTDDITVLTLHFRGK, from the coding sequence ATGTCCCAAACCGGTAGTCTTCCCCAAGGGAAAGGACTTGCTTTCAAGCTTTCCTTGCTTATTCTGTCGTGCACATCAGCTATCTTTCTCGCATCGTTTTTGTATTACCATACGTCATCGAAAACAACATTGATGCAGGAGGCTCGCGCTGATGCCGCAAATTTGACATTGGCAAGTATTCGCAAAATCGAAGGCACACTTGCTTCGGTGGAAGCTATCCCCGGGTTGTTGGCGTTTAGCTATGGAAAAAATAAACCGACAGCGAGCGCCATCAGTACAGATTTACTGGGGTTTATCTTATTCAATTCAGCGGTCTATGGTTCGTGCGTTGCGTATGAACCGTATGCTTTTGATCGCGATGTTGAGTTTTTTGCGCCCTACGCCTATATGCCCGGCGGCCGACCGATGTTTACGTATCTTTCGGCTGATTACAATTACCCCCAAGCAGACTGGTTTCTTATTCCCAAAGAAATTCGCCGCCCGATATGGAGCGAACCCTACTTTGACGAAGGGGGCGGCAACGTGGTCATGTCGACATATAGTATTCCCTTCTTTCGTGAGGAGGACGGACGCAAACGCTTTCTTGGTGTCGTGACAGCCGATATTTCTTTGGAATGGTTACGCACATTCATAAAGAGCATCTCCATTTACCAATCGGGATACGCCTTTCTTCTGAGTCGCAATGGTGTTTTTCTGTCCCATCCGAACGACCAGTTCATCATGCGCGAAAGTATTTTTAGCCTGGCTGAAACACATTCGAGCAAGGTACTGCGCGATATTGGAAAAAAAATGGTTCAGGGCGAGACAGGCTTTGTACGACTGCCGGAATTTGTCATGGGAGAGCCGGCTTGGTTGTCCTACGCACCGGTGTCAAATTCCGATTGGTCCATGGGACTTGTCATTCCGGAAGCGGAGATGTTTCAAGGGCTTGAAGGGCTCAGCCGCGAAGTTGCCGTCATCGGATTCATCGGATTTGTTTTGCTGCTTATTGTCGTCATTGTGGTCTCTACATCGATCACAAAACCTTTGAAAACACTCGCTGAACGAACAGCAGAAATTGCCAAAGGGAATTTGGATATTCCTGTTCCCAAGGCCAGCACAGGCGACGAAGTCGGGCAATTGGCTCGATCTTTTGAAGGGATGCGCTTGGCTCTCCGTGAGTATATTGCCAACCTGACGGAAACAACGAAAGCCAAAGAACGAATGGAATCCGAGCTCAAAATTGCCCGGTCTATCCAAATGAGTTTTTTGCCAAAGCGATTTCCACCATTTCCCGACATCGAACAATTCGAGTTGTTTGCAACATTGGAACCAGCATTGGAGGTGGGGGGAGATCTTTTTGACTTCTTTTTGCTTGATGATGGTCGATTATTATTTCTTGTTGGCGATGTTTCCGGAAAGGGTGTTCCTGCAGCGCTTTTCATGGCTGTCACAAAAACGCTGATCAAAGGTATTGCCGAGCTTGAGAATTCTCCCGCCGAGATTCTTGCCCGGGTTAATCGGGAACTTCTCGTGGATAATGAAGCGTTGCTCTTTGTCACCATGTTTCTTGGGATTCTTGATTATAAAACCGGCGAGTTGGCGTACTCCAATGCAGGCCACAATCCTCCGGTGCTTTTACGGTCCGGTCACAATGCCGAATGGCTTACCGTCCCCAAAGCGCTGTTTCTCGGGGTTATGGAAGAATCCGTTTATAAAAATGCGAGCATCAAGCTGGAGAAAGACGACAAACTTATTGTCTATACTGACGGAGTGAATGAAGCCGAAAATCAGTCGGGAGCATTCTATTCTAACCCTCGTCTTCTTGATACGGCGACGAACTTGTCATCAGAAGGAGCAAAAGGCATCTGTACACATTTGGTCGCCACAGTGCACGAATTTGCTGGAGGGGCTCCGCAAACCGATGATATCACCGTTCTGACCCTGCATTTTCGGGGGAAATGA
- a CDS encoding (Fe-S)-binding protein — protein MPKKPVVTLFIQCLVEHLAPEAGMAMVRLFDRLGVDTVYPENQTCCGQPVFNAGHRDKAMVAARRFIEIFESAEVIVCPSGSCVHMIRHHYPELFRDDQTWHRRATTVAEKTYELSEFLVDVLHIDNVGARFDGRVTYHDSCQLARGLGIRRQPRALLEHVDGLTLVEMEESDRCCGFGGTFAIKYPELSLKIVDDKIKTILDTGADAVVGCDMGCLLNIEGRLKRLGHAVPVLHLAEILGAERTTT, from the coding sequence ATGCCGAAGAAACCTGTTGTAACCCTGTTTATTCAATGTCTTGTGGAACACCTTGCTCCTGAAGCGGGCATGGCCATGGTCCGACTTTTCGACCGCCTGGGTGTGGATACGGTGTACCCGGAAAATCAAACCTGCTGCGGTCAACCGGTTTTCAATGCCGGACACCGTGACAAGGCCATGGTTGCCGCCAGGCGATTTATCGAAATTTTTGAATCGGCCGAAGTCATTGTGTGCCCGTCCGGTTCATGTGTCCACATGATCCGTCATCATTACCCCGAGCTGTTTCGTGACGATCAGACCTGGCATCGTCGCGCAACGACTGTGGCGGAAAAAACGTATGAACTCAGTGAATTTCTCGTGGATGTTTTACATATCGATAATGTCGGTGCGCGGTTTGACGGCCGGGTAACGTACCATGATTCCTGTCAGTTGGCACGCGGACTCGGCATTCGGCGTCAGCCTCGCGCTCTGCTTGAGCATGTTGACGGCCTGACGCTGGTAGAAATGGAAGAGAGTGATCGGTGTTGCGGCTTTGGTGGAACATTTGCCATCAAATATCCCGAACTGTCACTGAAAATCGTCGACGACAAAATCAAAACAATTCTCGATACCGGCGCCGACGCTGTGGTCGGTTGCGATATGGGGTGTTTGCTCAATATTGAAGGTCGTCTCAAGCGACTGGGCCATGCCGTTCCCGTTTTGCACCTTGCCGAAATTCTTGGTGCCGAACGAACCACGACATAA
- a CDS encoding ABC transporter substrate-binding protein: MNFRACFVLLAALVCLASPALAKTPVIGVNQFVEHPALDAILKGFQDDLKENGVVVEYKVYNAQGNVSTTNQIANQITDDDPVLVLAIATPSAQAQVAATRKNAHMAEVPIIFSGITDPIGAGLVTNLEQPTANVTGVSNQMPMDKHVAMIKRFMPDMKALGVLYNAGEANSVSNVRRLKAAAEAQGIELIEATVANSSEVTQAAKSLVGKVQAMYVPTDNTVVSNIETVVKVAEESKTPFFCADTDSVRRGAIAAVGLDYYEHGKQTGEMARRILAGAKPQDTPVEFQKTLQFYFNPKAAQRMGLQVPQEIVESADVIIGE; the protein is encoded by the coding sequence ATGAATTTTCGTGCTTGTTTTGTACTCCTGGCCGCTTTGGTCTGCCTGGCTTCTCCGGCTTTGGCCAAAACGCCGGTCATTGGCGTGAACCAGTTTGTGGAGCATCCGGCTTTAGACGCCATCCTCAAAGGATTTCAGGATGATCTCAAGGAAAACGGCGTTGTTGTTGAGTACAAAGTGTACAACGCTCAAGGGAATGTGAGCACCACCAACCAAATTGCCAATCAAATTACGGATGATGATCCGGTGCTCGTTTTAGCCATTGCAACTCCGAGCGCACAGGCACAAGTCGCAGCAACACGGAAAAATGCCCACATGGCCGAAGTTCCCATCATTTTTTCAGGGATTACCGATCCTATTGGTGCCGGGCTTGTGACAAACCTGGAACAGCCGACAGCCAATGTGACCGGTGTATCAAACCAAATGCCCATGGATAAGCATGTCGCGATGATTAAGCGTTTCATGCCCGATATGAAAGCGTTGGGTGTGCTCTATAATGCCGGTGAAGCCAATTCTGTTTCAAACGTCAGACGGTTGAAAGCCGCAGCTGAGGCCCAGGGCATCGAGCTGATTGAAGCGACCGTTGCCAATTCAAGCGAAGTGACGCAAGCCGCGAAAAGTCTGGTGGGGAAGGTTCAAGCCATGTACGTTCCCACGGACAATACTGTTGTCTCTAATATTGAAACGGTCGTGAAAGTGGCTGAAGAATCGAAAACGCCTTTCTTCTGTGCCGATACGGATTCCGTCCGACGAGGCGCCATTGCAGCCGTGGGATTGGATTATTATGAACATGGAAAACAGACTGGTGAGATGGCCAGGCGTATCCTGGCTGGAGCCAAGCCGCAGGATACTCCTGTGGAATTTCAGAAAACTCTGCAGTTTTATTTCAATCCCAAAGCGGCACAGCGCATGGGATTGCAGGTTCCGCAGGAGATCGTCGAGTCGGCCGATGTTATTATCGGTGAATAA
- a CDS encoding CRTAC1 family protein encodes MRFKNLSRQLEAGPVQCQRGVCAIDIDDDGLCEAYICAHDGPNLLLDFNDGVYRLFLLPQLSDAAASSQSAVACDVNADGLEELYVHNISDETVAVPSSDRLFARHGLGWVDLFNHETNQSLRNRVSGHSLAVIDRLGNGSYGIIVQNHSPAGPLQLYEIEDQHEEKLHDVAADTGIQVLTDGTAMLAAPLFGHTMDLLIGGTEDLDRIFVAEQNGHFNELPATQGLGKTGHSASLCLVDDPRYGICCIVVRHSQDSRMYRLDKGKFVLVQCPGLEDIISPHNVVAADFDNNGYQEIYVTTTAGRNHLFAWRDGTWTEVDPGILSEPGGSCSGVCVADFNGDGCLEVLVTHGERGAQPLSLYEHEDTPNTWIRIMPLTQYYAPARGSLVTITAGGRRQTRVIDAGSSTLCQMEPIAHFGLGDAQRVEEVVVTWPDGRTQCVNDLNVNTIYKVTYPNEENVEKKHGVD; translated from the coding sequence ATGCGTTTCAAGAACTTAAGCCGACAACTTGAGGCTGGCCCCGTGCAATGCCAACGCGGAGTCTGTGCTATTGACATTGATGATGATGGCTTATGTGAGGCCTATATTTGTGCTCACGATGGACCAAACTTACTGTTGGACTTCAATGATGGAGTCTACCGTCTCTTTCTTTTGCCCCAACTCAGCGATGCTGCTGCATCATCACAGAGTGCAGTAGCTTGTGATGTCAATGCTGATGGATTGGAAGAACTCTACGTTCACAATATCAGCGATGAAACGGTTGCAGTTCCATCATCCGATCGACTGTTTGCCCGTCACGGACTTGGCTGGGTCGACCTCTTTAACCATGAGACCAACCAATCTTTACGTAATCGTGTTTCCGGACATTCCCTGGCTGTCATAGATCGATTAGGTAACGGCTCCTATGGCATCATCGTACAGAACCACAGTCCTGCAGGTCCATTGCAGCTGTATGAAATCGAGGACCAGCACGAGGAGAAACTCCACGATGTTGCGGCAGATACAGGCATACAAGTACTCACCGATGGCACGGCGATGTTGGCTGCACCTCTGTTCGGGCACACTATGGACTTATTGATAGGTGGGACAGAAGACCTAGACAGGATTTTCGTTGCCGAACAGAATGGTCACTTCAACGAACTTCCCGCAACACAGGGGTTGGGCAAGACCGGACATTCTGCGTCTCTCTGCCTCGTGGATGATCCTCGTTATGGAATCTGCTGCATTGTTGTTCGCCATTCCCAGGATTCGCGAATGTACCGCCTAGACAAAGGAAAATTCGTTCTCGTGCAGTGTCCTGGTCTCGAAGATATCATCTCACCACATAATGTCGTTGCCGCTGATTTCGACAACAATGGATACCAGGAGATTTATGTCACGACCACCGCCGGAAGGAATCACCTTTTTGCCTGGCGCGATGGCACCTGGACCGAAGTGGATCCTGGTATTCTCTCCGAACCGGGAGGAAGTTGTTCCGGTGTTTGTGTAGCCGATTTCAACGGGGATGGTTGTCTTGAGGTCCTTGTCACCCATGGGGAACGTGGAGCGCAGCCGTTGAGCCTCTACGAGCATGAAGACACGCCAAACACGTGGATTCGCATCATGCCACTCACACAATATTATGCCCCGGCCAGAGGGTCTTTGGTGACCATTACGGCAGGAGGACGACGTCAAACACGTGTTATTGATGCCGGTTCGTCGACATTGTGCCAAATGGAACCGATTGCTCACTTTGGCCTTGGTGATGCGCAACGTGTCGAAGAAGTTGTTGTGACGTGGCCAGACGGGAGAACTCAATGTGTAAACGATTTGAATGTCAATACGATCTACAAAGTGACATATCCCAACGAGGAAAACGTGGAAAAAAAGCACGGCGTAGATTGA
- a CDS encoding rubrerythrin family protein, whose translation MSKAEADLKEAFAGESQANRKYLAFAKQADKEGHPQVAKLFRAAAEAETVHAHAHLRALGGIGDTVSNLKEAVAGETHEFKDMYPDMIEHAKEEGHKAAERSFTYANAVEKIHADLYQKALDNIESLADVDYYVCSVCGYTCESEAPEKCPVCSAAAKAFFKVD comes from the coding sequence ATGTCCAAAGCTGAAGCCGATCTCAAAGAAGCCTTTGCTGGTGAATCCCAAGCCAACCGTAAATACCTTGCTTTCGCGAAACAAGCCGACAAAGAAGGTCATCCTCAGGTCGCAAAACTGTTTCGGGCTGCTGCCGAAGCAGAAACCGTTCATGCCCATGCTCACCTGCGTGCGCTTGGTGGCATCGGCGACACTGTGTCCAATTTGAAAGAAGCTGTCGCCGGGGAAACCCATGAATTTAAAGACATGTACCCGGATATGATCGAACATGCCAAGGAAGAAGGCCACAAAGCCGCTGAACGGTCTTTCACCTATGCCAATGCCGTCGAAAAAATCCATGCCGATTTGTACCAGAAAGCTCTGGACAACATCGAGTCCCTGGCTGATGTCGATTATTATGTTTGTTCGGTTTGTGGCTACACCTGTGAATCCGAAGCCCCTGAAAAGTGTCCTGTCTGCTCTGCCGCGGCCAAGGCATTTTTCAAAGTCGATTAG